Part of the Catalinimonas alkaloidigena genome is shown below.
CCATTCTCGCTCTCCTCATACCAGGCATTCAGGCTTAATCTTTTATTGCTGGCAGGTTGGTAGCTGATTTCCTGCATCACCCCAAAATTGTGTAGATCAGCATTCTCCTGTCTTTCTTCCGGTAGGCCGTACCTGGCAGTATTTTCAAAGGGAAAATTATTTTCGGCGGTATTGCGGTAGACCGTGGTCGCCAGCTGCCAGTCTTGTAGGCCTATATTGGCTTTGATACCGGAGAAAAGCTGCCCAAAACTGCCAATCGTCTGGCTGGCCTGTAGTTGCAACCCTTCCTGCTCAGGGGCATTACTTTGTAGAGTAATACTTCCGCCCAGGGCATCGCTGCCGTAGAGTGAGCTGCCCCCTCCATAATGCACTTGCACTTCATCAAACATGAAAGCAGGGAGATTAGAAAAGTCCGTAGAGCCCAGGGTAGGAGAGTTGATGTTAAGCCCATTCCAGAGCACCGCAGTATGGCTGGAAGATGTACCGCGCATGCTGATGCTGGATACCATGCCATAACCATATTCTTTGAAATACAAAGAAGTCTCCTGTTGCAGCAGGTCTTGTAAACTACCATTGACCTGAGATGCCTTGGCGACGGAATCAATGCGTACAATAGAGCTTCCACTGGCATATTTGCTAGCAGGGATACCGAAAATTTCTACGGCATCCAGCAAGATACTATCAGCTTCCTGTGCTATAGCATCCAGCGAACAAAATGTAAAAAATAATATGGTGAGCAGTCGCCTCATTCCTTGTCCCTTAATTCTCTTGAAACATAGTAACGCTTGTCCTTTAGCTTGCTGAGTAGTGCGGAAAGCGAGCGGCACATAATGGAATTGCCCTGCCCCTGAATGATCCAGGTGGGGGTAGGGCTGGTCTGCTGTATTTGTACAGACAGCTTTGTATCTGCATTTTCTACAATTTTATAGCCCACTCTTTCCAACGCCTGCTGTGTCCAGTGCGTGAGTATTCCCTCTCCATTTAGCCTGATCGGCAGTGTGGGTTTCCGACGAATAACAAAGCTGCCTTTCTGCTGGTCAAAGCGGAGGTTTTTACTTTGGAAACAAGCTTCCACTTTACCCTGTAACACCAAATCTTCCGGTATGCCTGACCAGATATTTTGCTTATGCAAGAGCCATAACTGATCTGCTGATTGTATCACCAGTTCCAGATCGTGCGAACTCATGAGTATGGCTTTTTGCTTCTCGTGGGTAAGCCGGTGCAATAGCTGCATGATCTCCACCCGATTGGGCAAGTCCAGGTGAACCGTAGGCTCATCCAGAATGATGAGAGGCGTATCCTGGGCTAAAGCTCTGGCGATCATGACTTTCTGCTTTTCACCATCACTCAGTTCGTAAAACGGACGATTGGCAAACTCCAGCGTAGCTGTATCTTCCATTGCCTGATCAATAAGCTTGCGGTCGACCTGACTGAGACGGCCAAACCAGCCACTGTAAGGGTGGCGGCCCATGGCGATCAGCTCATGTACCCGTAAGTTGAGCGCTATGCCTCTTTCTGTAAGCACCAGGCTAAGTTGCTGCGCCAGCCTTCGGGGAGAAATTTCGGAGAGCAGCTTTCCCGCTATGCTTACTTCTCCTTCCAGCGCAGCTTGCATGCCTGCCAGGGTGCGCAGCAAGGTAGATTTACCTGCGCCATTGGTACCCAGCAGACAAATCAATTCTCCTCTTTTTACCTTCAGATCCAGTTTGCTGATCAGTAGCTTATCGGGAGAATAGCCTACTGATAGTCCTCTGGTAAACAATATGGTGTTTTCGTTCTGCATCTTTAAACTTTCAGCCTCAACTATTAACCCTAATGAAAAGCACTTTGCTGTCTTCGGTTTTTAAGAATGACATAAATGACGACGGGCGAGCCGATTAGTGCGGTAATCGCATTTAAGGGCAGGGTAATGCTACTGCCCGGTACCTGCGCAATCAGGTCGCAGCCCAGAAGGGTAATGGCGCCCAGCAAGGCCGAAGCGGGTACCAATATACTGTGACTGGCCGTATGGAAAAGTCCTCTGCTCAGGTGGGGTACAGCGATGCCGATAAAACCGATAGGCCCGCAAAAAGCCGTTACCACGCCCGCCAGTAAGCTGGTAGCGATGATAACACCAATGCGCAGTTGTTTGATGTTGACGCCCAGGCTCTGCGCATAATGTTCGCCCAGCAAAAGTGCGTTCAGAGGCTTAGTCAGCAGAAGCGTGAGCAGTAAGCCTAGTGAAACGACTATAACCATCACCCAAAGATGCTTCTGAGTAACGCCATGCAAGCTGCCAAAGGTCCAGAGTAAGTAGTTTTGAATCTGTTCAGGATTGCTAAAATACTGCCAGAGGCTGACCAGAGATAGGGTGATATTGCCAATCATGATACCGGCAATCAGCAGCACTACATAATCATTGACCCTGAAAGAGATACCTAACACGATAAATAAAACCAGAGCAGCACCTAAACTCGCGGCTATCGCCACCAGCCAGCTACTGCTGATGCCTAACTGCTGTATCGCATAAACGGTAGTAGCCTGCCCGCTGGAAAGTGTGACCAAAGCTACGCCCAGGCTTGCTCCTGAGGTAACGCCCAGCACAGATGGACCCGCCAAAGGATTGCGGAAAAGCGTCTGCATCTGCAAGCCTCCTACCGATAGCGCAGCACCTGCCAGTACCGCGGTGATGGCTTTGGGCAGCCGGATTTTCATGACGATATTTTCAAAAGCCTGATTGTCCAGCGTTTTTCCCAGAAGTTTGTTGATGACTTCGGATAGAGGTATAGCGACTGAACCCAGCGCAATATCCGCCAGCCACAGCATTAGCGTCAACACCAGCAGCCCTAAAAGGAGAAGGCCTGTGCGCGGATAGCCTAATGCTTCTTTACTATGGTCCTTTTTTATTGTGGCAGGCATGGCTATTTCAGCTTTTGGTAGTAATACAACTGATGGCTGGGTAGCAAGTCCGGATGAAGAATATGGGTGAGATCCGCCAGGATGAGGTGAGGATTGACTACCCCGCTTTCGTAATAGTCATTGCCCTGCCCCTTGGGTGTCAGCCTGCGGTTATGATTGTAGACCTTTCCGTTCTGAAAAGCTTTAAAATCTGCGAAGCGCTCGTCCTTGGCCAGCAGTTCATCCATGGTATTTACCATGCCGGGATTAAGCCAATAGTCGGCTTCCAGTCCATAAGCGTATATGTTTTCAAAGGCTACAGGTAGACTTACTTCTTCGCTATCGCTCCAGGGCCAGTGGGCTCCTGCCTGCTCAAACATTTTGCTGCGATAACTTTTCCCTCCCGGCACATACCATGATCCCTGAAAAGGGGAGCCGCTGATGACTTCAGGTCTTTCTTCCAGATTATTTGTTAACTGAGCGATCTGCTGATAGGTTTGGGCAAGGGAGTCAAATTTGGCGTTTGCGATTTCCTCCCGATTGAGTAAAGCCGCCATCAGTTTTACCCACTCCGCTTTGCCCAAGGCGGTATTTTCCATCCACTCGGTATTGATGAGTACCGGAATATCAGAGCTGCTCAACGTATTATATTTTTGCAAATCGGTATTGGGCATACCGGATACCATAAGCAGGTCAGGCTGCAGGGCGAGTACCATTTCCTGGTTAAGGCTGCCCGCCTCACCAATGGCAGTGACTTCTCCTGCTTCTATTCTGGCTCTTACCTCAGGGTCATAGACATAGTCTGTATTGTCCAGAGCGATGATGATACTGTCGGCGTCAACAAAATCTGCCAGCGCAACATGGGTGGTAGACAAAGCTGCCAGGCTGTAGATAGGAATACTGATTGTCTGGGCCTCAGGATAAGCAGCGGGGCGAGTAGTCCCTTCTGGTAAAAGGATATAGTGTGTAGTGTCTTCACCCTGCATCAGGTGGAGTACTTTATAATCGTCTTCATAGCTGATATCAAAGCCCTGGGCATAGTTGACCTGTGCTTCTTCCGTCCAGAAAGGGGATGCTACGGAAGAAGTATTGTTTTGCTGCTGATGAGGGGTGCTTTCGCAAGCGCCAAGCAGCAGATAAATGCATATAATACTACAATAGCATGGCCAAAACATGCGCAATGCTATATGCCTGTTCAAAAATTTCATAAGATTGTTCTGTAAGCTTCCTTTTTGTTTCAACCCTCGGAAACAAGTCGGCGAAGTACGATGGCAGGTCTTCTGGCTTCTCTTGCTTTCCGGCTGTCTTCCCATGCTGGCGTAGGCCAGTAAAGTGACTGTGGCAGTGCCGGAAAGTTTGCTTCCGATGAGTGATCGGAAAAAGAGTTACAGCAGCGAGGACTGCAGCGGATTTGCACCGCATTCCCTATTTACAGCTTGTCCGTGTAGTCAGCAACGGACGAAGCCACCATAGTACGAGGCAAAGGTAAGGCTTATTTGAGGAAAAGAAAATGTTTGCAGATTATGTTAGTTTAGTTCGAGCTATTCAAACAGTAATAATGAAATACCAGGTAAGTAAAGCATTTTTCGAGCCCTTAAACTGTATACAAGTATAGAAAATCCTGCAAATTCACGAACTTGCCACCCCAAAAAAGCATTGATTGCTTTGTGCTAAGCACTTCACTAAACTGATGAATTGATCCTATGCGAGAGGAAATACAATTACAGGTCTCACCCGAAATAGCTGCCCATGAAGAAGCTCTAATGAAAGAGGTTTCGCGTAAGCTGGCCATTGCCTCCGCAGAGATCAGGCATCTGGAAGTGCTCAAGCGCTCTATTGATGCCCGCCAGCGTAAGGTGAAAATCAATCTGAAGCTAGGAGTTTTTGTAGATGAAGACTTTGAGGAAGTGCCGATACAACTACCCGACTATCCTGATGTGTCTCAGGCGCAGGAGGTGATTGTGGTGGGCGCAGGTCCGGCAGGCTTGTTTGCCGCGCTCAGGCTCATTGAAAAAGGACTGAAGCCCATTGTACTGGAGCGAGGCAAAGATGTGAAAAATCGCCGACGTGACCTGGCCGCCATTACCCGTGCGCATATCGTTAACGAAGATTCTAATTATTGCTTTGGAGAGGGGGGAGCCGGCACCTATTCTGATGGCAAGCTGTACACCCGTTCCAAGAAAAGAGGGGATGTACAGCGTATCCTGCATTTACTGGTAGCTCATGGTGCTCATCCCGATATTATGGTTGATGCGCATCCGCATATTGGTACCAATAAGCTACCCCAGATCGTGACCGCTGTCCGTGAAACCATTATCCGACAGGGAGGGAAAGTGGTTTTTGACGCTAAGGTCAGCGATATTCTCATTCAGCAAAATGAAGTGAAGGGTGTCAGGTTAGAGCGTGGTGATATCCTTGAAGCCTCTAAACTCATTCTGGCTACCGGACATTCAGCCCGGGATATTTTTGCATTACTGCAGCAAAAAGGAATCAGGATAGAAGCCAAGCCTTTTGCGCTGGGTGTGAGGGTAGAACATAGTCAGACGCTGATAGACAGCGTACAATACAATTGTGAAAGTAGGGGAGATTATCTGCCGCCCGCACCTTACAACATTGTCAGGCAGGTGCAGGGAAGGGGAGTTTATTCTTTCTGTATGTGTCCGGGAGGCATCATTGCCCCCTGCGCTACCGCTCCGGGAGAAGTAGTGACCAATGGCTGGTCGCCTTCCAAGAGAAATCAGCCTACTTCCAATTCCGGTATTGTGGTGGAACTGAAAGTAGCAGATTTTAAAGAGTATCAGAAAATGGGGCCGTTGGCAGGCGTAGAATTTCAAAAGAGCATTGAGCAAAAAGCCTGGACTCTGGCAGGAAAAACGCAAAAAGTACCCGCCCAGCGTCTGGTAGATTTTACCCAAGGAAAAGTTTCACAGGATATTCCTTTTACTTCTTATCTTCCGGGCACCAGCTCAGTAGAATTGGGAGAAGTATTACCCAGTTTCATCTACCGCGCACTGCAGGAGGGATTCCGGCAGTTCGGTAAAGCAATGCGTGGCTATCTGACCAATGAAGCAGTAGTGCATGCGCCTGAATCGCGAACTTCTTCTCCGGTACGTATTCCCCGTGATTACCAAAGCCTGGAACATGTAGAGGTCAAAGGTTTATATCCCTGCGGAGAAGGAGCGGGATATGCCGGAGGTATCATCTCTGCTGCCATAGACGGAGAGAAATGTGCCGAACAATGTGCAATCAGTTTAGGGAAAGCTCAGCGTGTCTCTTAACCGTTACCAATAAAACCGGGGTAGAGGCTCATCCCTCCATCGACATATATCGTTTGCCCGTTTACATAATCTGATTCATCAGAAGCCAGCCATACCGCAGCATTGCTAATATCTTCAGGTTCTCCTATTCTTTTATAAGGAATAAGCGCTAGTAGCTCATTTCGCTGTTCTTCATCCTTCCATACTTCTTCATTGATAGGCGTTTTGATAGCTCCCGGACTCAATGCGTTTACCCTGATTTTATGGTGAGCCAGTTCCTGCGCCATCGTTTTCATCAGCATCATCACCCCCCCTTTAGCAGTCGCGTAATTGATATGGCCTGCCCAGGGGATGATGTCATGCACTGAGCTCATACAGATGATTTTACCAGCTGCTTTGGAGCGTTCGTTTACAACACCTCTTTTTATAAATTCTTTGGCGGCGTGCTGGGCACAGAGAAATTGTCCGTTCAGATTTATTGCAAGTACCTTCTGCCAGTCTTCAAAACTCATGTCCAGAAAGGCAGCATCTTTCTGGATGCCAGCATTGCTGACCAGAATATCTATGGTGCCAAAACGCTCCATAAACTGACCGAACATATTATTTACGCTTTCTGGATCGCTCACATCTGCCTGTATGATCATACCTTCGCTGCCAGCCTGTTTTACCTGCCGTAAGGTCTCTTTGGCTCCATCCTCACTGCTGGAATAGTTGATACCTACAACAGCACCTTCATTGGCCATCGCAATAGCAATATTCTGTCCGATGCCAGAGCTGGCACCTGTAATTAAAGCAGCTTGTCCTTTAAGTCTTTGCATATCAAAAAAATTAATACCTCAATCATCAAAAAAGTATTCAGAGTATACCTTAATATAACAAGCATATTAACAATGTTTGAGGTCAGCTGTTTTATCTATGCAGATTCAAACATCATTTTTTTTAGCTATGAAAGATTTTTTAGGTGTATTCGTACTTCTGATTTTAGTATTTGGCTCCATGGCTTTATTTGTATACCTGATGTTTTATCTTGATTATGCCTGGTTTGCCTTTTTCCAGATCGTACTTTCTACAGTGATTATTCTGCTTTTTATCAAATATTTTCGCTCGCATCGCTATAAAAAATAGCTTGTAAATATAAGTGTAGTTGCTTAAGACTCAATACTTACATTTTATGAGCGCTAGAGATGAGCATTCAACTTATCAAGCAAAAATCAAGTGTTAGCCACATTGGTAATGTTTGCTTTTATCTGGGAATAGCTTTAGGAGTATTTGCGGCGGTTACGCTGAGTTTGTTTTTTAATTATGGCCGAGAGCTCTTCCGCTTTCTGTTCAGCGCTTTGCGAAATCTGGTAGAACTTAATGCTGAGAAGAAGCAGTTTTTTACTATTTCTATGCCGCGCTGTCTGGCAGTCTGGGTACGAATCTGATGTTATGGATATGGCAGCAAAAGATGGATGTCCGACATCTTTTCAAGAGACGTTACATTCGTCTGGCTTAACTCTCTGCGATATTTATTTTCTGGATGATCTTAGAAGTGGTCGTTCGCTTTGGTTCCGGCACTCCCTGGGGCTATGCAGGGTACTTTGGAGACCAGCCTATTCCAGTATTCACCGGGGCAAGTGGTTTACTTTTTTACCTTTTACCTTTAGTTATTTTTTTGCATGGATGGCATACTTTCCGGCTTGCTGTTCGCTGTTTTAGCTGGATGGGATATACATTTGTCGCAGGCTGTCTTTTGTCCTTTGTACTGGCACACATCACTTCAGTGGATAGTTCAGTAGTTACTAAGGTAGATGCTGAGTTACGTGCAGAATTTTACGCTTATATAGATTCTGCGCTGACTGAGGCTGAACAGAAATATAATATTAAGTTTAGCGAAGAGGAGGTCGATGACCTAAAGGAAAGAAGTACGGTAGCGACAGCTGCCCAACTTGAGCGCATGCAAAAAGCTTTTGAAGACAAACAGCCGGTTCCCCTCAAAACAATTGTTATACAGCGGGTTTCAGTGGCAGCCCTCAGACTGGGAAGTAACTTCCATGATTTTGCCAATTACTGGCCTTACGCTTATCCTGAAGATGTTGGGCAGCAGCTAAAAAACTTCTCGCCAGACTCGGATGAGGCGAAAGAGTGTATTCATGTACTTCAGTCTTTCGTTGATATTTACAATACTCCTACCCCTAAGCATTGGGACAATATTGACCGTTGGGAAATACAAAAGCATGCTAATAAATGGAGCTCGTTTAGATTACCTTCAGTGGTTGATTCATTAGAAAAAGTGATCCAAGCTATCCAGGCCGATCCTAAATATGAGCAGTATCACATAGACAACTTAGCGCATGCCCGCTGATTACTTTTTGATCTTTTTAGAGCAGATGTCTTCCCATCTTTAAAAAATGATCAGAGAAATAAGAGAGTTAGGTGAAGAATTGATTATTATCTTAAATTTGGTTGAGTAATTTGAATATTCGCATTTTGTGTAATTATTAAACTCAAGTTGCGAATTAAAAGGTTAAATGAAGCATAGTCTGCCAAAAGATTGTTAAAGTGAAGTTACCACACTTTACCTAACAATTACATGACAGACTATACTATTGCAATATATTGTTTTATGGACGATTATTTAAAAATCAGCCAACCCCACATAGACATTCGTCGCAAAGTAAGTGATGCGGAGATATTAACTACTGCCCTGCTCTCAGCCCAGTACTTTTATGGCAACCAGCACACTACTTGTCAATACATGCAGCAACATCATGGGATGGCCAAAATAGACAAGTCTAACTTTAATCGCCATCTGCATCGCCTATCAAATACTTTAATCAGGATCTTTTTAGCATTGGGGGAGAGTCTCAAGCAACTCAACACTGCAAGTCGCTACTTAATAGATTCGTTCCCAGTAGCTGTTTGTAAAAACATTCGTATTGGGAGGTGCAAGCTACTAAAACATGAATCTTATCGGGGATACAATGCCTCCAAACGACAGTATTTCTATGGTTTTAAGGTACAGGTAGTTACCACCGCCGATGGTATACCAGTGGATTATTTGATCACGGCTGGTTCTATTCACGACAATACAGCTTTACAAGCTATGTCCCTATACTTACCTCAAGGTAGTGAACTTTATGCTGACAGTGCTTATACGCATTATGAGTTGGAAGACCTTTATGAAGAATGCGATCAGGTGCGCCTATTGGTAGAGCGAAAATCTAACTCAAAAAGGCAGGATAACGCAGCTATGCGTTTTTTAAAAAAGCATTACAGAAAGCGTATTGAAACCTGCTTCAGCCAAGTTACTGCTCGCTTTCCCGGAAAAATCCATGCAGTTACCCCACAGGGGTTCTTGCTCAAGGTCGTTCTGTTCCTATTTGCTTTTACTTTTAACAAAACATTATCCACAACTTAAATTATTAAATATATAATTTGCGAAATCATTAAACATTTAGCCTTTGTTGTCTTTTTATACTCTTAGGTTTGAAAGAAAACATTTTAATGCTGGCCACTTGTGTATAAGATCGGAAATTTACACACTACCTATTCTATGGAAACTACGATTGAGCAGGTTGCCCAAAAACCTCGCCTGAGTTTTTGGCAAATATGGAATATGAATTTTGGATTCCTGGGCATTCAGTTTGGTTTTGCCCTTCAAAATGCCAATACCAGCCGTATTTTTGAAACCCTGGGAGCGAGTAAAGATGAGATTCCAATATTGTGGCTGGCAGCTCCAACTACCGGTTTACTGGTTCAACCTATCATCGGTTACTTCAGTGACCGTACCTGGCATCCCAGGCTGGGGAGAAGAAGGCCATATTTTCTGATAGGAGCGATACTTGCCAGCATTGCGCTGGTATTTATGCCTAACTCTCCTGTGCTTTGGGTGGCGGCAGGGATGCTGTGGATTATGGATGCATCCATCAATATTTCTATGGAACCGTTTCGGGCTTTGGTCGCCGACATGCTTCCTTCTATTCAGCGAACCACCGGCTTTGCGGTTCAGACTTTCTTCATAGGAGTGGGGGCTGTGGTAGCTTCTGCTTTACCCTATATGATGACCGAATGGTTCGGTGTGAGCAATACTGCTCCTGCCGGTCAGATACCAGATTCAGTCAAAATCTCCTTTTATCTGGGAGCATTCGCTTTCTTTTCGGCGGTAATCTGGTCAGTCATCAAAACTAAGGAATATCCTCCAAAAGAGTTTAAGCATTTTCATGGAGAAGAATATACAGAAGAGCAGGATCAAGGTATGGTACAGATCCTGATTGATTTTGTGAGAATGCCCAAAACGATGGTGCAATTGGCCTTAGTTCAGTTTTTTACTTGGTTTGCGCTCTTTTGTATGTGGCTCTATACGACAGCCGCAGTTACCGAGCATGTGTATGGTACAACCGATCCTACCTCATCATTATACAATGAAGGAGCCAACTGGGTAGGTGTATGCTTTGCCGTTTATAATGGGGTTTCAGCTATTCTGGCTTTTATGTTGCCCAGGCTGGCATTAAGTATGGGCAGAAAAAAAGTACATGCCCTATCACTTATAGTAGGAGGTATGAGTTTGATCTCTGTTTTTTTTATTGATGACCCTGTCATTCTTCTAGTCACTATGTTAGGTGTTGGGTTGGCCTGGGCAAGCATACTTACCATGCCTTATGCCATACTTGCAGGCTCATTACCAGCCTCTAAGATGGGCATCTATATGGGGATTTTTAATTTTTTTATTGTCATTCCCCAGATCATCGCTTCCAGTACGCTAGGTTATATTTCCCGTACTTTCTTTGACAACCATGGAATTTATGTGCTGATGCTGGGTGGCGCAGCCATGATACTTGCCGGATTTATGGTCACCTTTGTAAACGATGTGGATGATGTGGTGGAATGAATCGTGTTAGTGTTCTTTTGACCACTCATTTAGCAATATGAAGTTGCACCCTCTCACACCCTAAAAGCTCCAAGACGACCTACTCCATTAGCTCAGCCAGCTCCAGCCAACGGTCAGATTTTTCGTCAATCTGTTTGCTGATGCTTTCAATTTTTTGGGAAACTTCGGTTAATGCGTGGTGGTCAGGAGCAGCAGAGGAAGAAATCTGGTTGAGTTCTTCAGTTAGCTGTTCTTTTTCAGCTTCCAG
Proteins encoded:
- a CDS encoding ABC transporter ATP-binding protein produces the protein MQNENTILFTRGLSVGYSPDKLLISKLDLKVKRGELICLLGTNGAGKSTLLRTLAGMQAALEGEVSIAGKLLSEISPRRLAQQLSLVLTERGIALNLRVHELIAMGRHPYSGWFGRLSQVDRKLIDQAMEDTATLEFANRPFYELSDGEKQKVMIARALAQDTPLIILDEPTVHLDLPNRVEIMQLLHRLTHEKQKAILMSSHDLELVIQSADQLWLLHKQNIWSGIPEDLVLQGKVEACFQSKNLRFDQQKGSFVIRRKPTLPIRLNGEGILTHWTQQALERVGYKIVENADTKLSVQIQQTSPTPTWIIQGQGNSIMCRSLSALLSKLKDKRYYVSRELRDKE
- a CDS encoding iron ABC transporter permease, producing the protein MPATIKKDHSKEALGYPRTGLLLLGLLVLTLMLWLADIALGSVAIPLSEVINKLLGKTLDNQAFENIVMKIRLPKAITAVLAGAALSVGGLQMQTLFRNPLAGPSVLGVTSGASLGVALVTLSSGQATTVYAIQQLGISSSWLVAIAASLGAALVLFIVLGISFRVNDYVVLLIAGIMIGNITLSLVSLWQYFSNPEQIQNYLLWTFGSLHGVTQKHLWVMVIVVSLGLLLTLLLTKPLNALLLGEHYAQSLGVNIKQLRIGVIIATSLLAGVVTAFCGPIGFIGIAVPHLSRGLFHTASHSILVPASALLGAITLLGCDLIAQVPGSSITLPLNAITALIGSPVVIYVILKNRRQQSAFH
- a CDS encoding ABC transporter substrate-binding protein, coding for MFWPCYCSIICIYLLLGACESTPHQQQNNTSSVASPFWTEEAQVNYAQGFDISYEDDYKVLHLMQGEDTTHYILLPEGTTRPAAYPEAQTISIPIYSLAALSTTHVALADFVDADSIIIALDNTDYVYDPEVRARIEAGEVTAIGEAGSLNQEMVLALQPDLLMVSGMPNTDLQKYNTLSSSDIPVLINTEWMENTALGKAEWVKLMAALLNREEIANAKFDSLAQTYQQIAQLTNNLEERPEVISGSPFQGSWYVPGGKSYRSKMFEQAGAHWPWSDSEEVSLPVAFENIYAYGLEADYWLNPGMVNTMDELLAKDERFADFKAFQNGKVYNHNRRLTPKGQGNDYYESGVVNPHLILADLTHILHPDLLPSHQLYYYQKLK
- a CDS encoding NAD(P)/FAD-dependent oxidoreductase, whose product is MREEIQLQVSPEIAAHEEALMKEVSRKLAIASAEIRHLEVLKRSIDARQRKVKINLKLGVFVDEDFEEVPIQLPDYPDVSQAQEVIVVGAGPAGLFAALRLIEKGLKPIVLERGKDVKNRRRDLAAITRAHIVNEDSNYCFGEGGAGTYSDGKLYTRSKKRGDVQRILHLLVAHGAHPDIMVDAHPHIGTNKLPQIVTAVRETIIRQGGKVVFDAKVSDILIQQNEVKGVRLERGDILEASKLILATGHSARDIFALLQQKGIRIEAKPFALGVRVEHSQTLIDSVQYNCESRGDYLPPAPYNIVRQVQGRGVYSFCMCPGGIIAPCATAPGEVVTNGWSPSKRNQPTSNSGIVVELKVADFKEYQKMGPLAGVEFQKSIEQKAWTLAGKTQKVPAQRLVDFTQGKVSQDIPFTSYLPGTSSVELGEVLPSFIYRALQEGFRQFGKAMRGYLTNEAVVHAPESRTSSPVRIPRDYQSLEHVEVKGLYPCGEGAGYAGGIISAAIDGEKCAEQCAISLGKAQRVS
- a CDS encoding SDR family oxidoreductase; its protein translation is MQRLKGQAALITGASSGIGQNIAIAMANEGAVVGINYSSSEDGAKETLRQVKQAGSEGMIIQADVSDPESVNNMFGQFMERFGTIDILVSNAGIQKDAAFLDMSFEDWQKVLAINLNGQFLCAQHAAKEFIKRGVVNERSKAAGKIICMSSVHDIIPWAGHINYATAKGGVMMLMKTMAQELAHHKIRVNALSPGAIKTPINEEVWKDEEQRNELLALIPYKRIGEPEDISNAAVWLASDESDYVNGQTIYVDGGMSLYPGFIGNG
- a CDS encoding IS982 family transposase, whose amino-acid sequence is MTDYTIAIYCFMDDYLKISQPHIDIRRKVSDAEILTTALLSAQYFYGNQHTTCQYMQQHHGMAKIDKSNFNRHLHRLSNTLIRIFLALGESLKQLNTASRYLIDSFPVAVCKNIRIGRCKLLKHESYRGYNASKRQYFYGFKVQVVTTADGIPVDYLITAGSIHDNTALQAMSLYLPQGSELYADSAYTHYELEDLYEECDQVRLLVERKSNSKRQDNAAMRFLKKHYRKRIETCFSQVTARFPGKIHAVTPQGFLLKVVLFLFAFTFNKTLSTT
- a CDS encoding MFS transporter, which produces METTIEQVAQKPRLSFWQIWNMNFGFLGIQFGFALQNANTSRIFETLGASKDEIPILWLAAPTTGLLVQPIIGYFSDRTWHPRLGRRRPYFLIGAILASIALVFMPNSPVLWVAAGMLWIMDASINISMEPFRALVADMLPSIQRTTGFAVQTFFIGVGAVVASALPYMMTEWFGVSNTAPAGQIPDSVKISFYLGAFAFFSAVIWSVIKTKEYPPKEFKHFHGEEYTEEQDQGMVQILIDFVRMPKTMVQLALVQFFTWFALFCMWLYTTAAVTEHVYGTTDPTSSLYNEGANWVGVCFAVYNGVSAILAFMLPRLALSMGRKKVHALSLIVGGMSLISVFFIDDPVILLVTMLGVGLAWASILTMPYAILAGSLPASKMGIYMGIFNFFIVIPQIIASSTLGYISRTFFDNHGIYVLMLGGAAMILAGFMVTFVNDVDDVVE